A single region of the Arthrobacter sp. V1I7 genome encodes:
- a CDS encoding PLP-dependent aminotransferase family protein has protein sequence MTHETMDAAAEVLPAEAIDAIERAATSAHRHEQLFSERAANIKQSAVRDVFDISMRPGLVSLAGGSPYLRSLPLERLGQTAAKIIAEQGMTALQYGGGQGTGELRNQICEVMAAEGILDAQPENVVITAGSQSAQDVATKVFCNPGDVVLVEDPTYVGALNTFEAYQVEVATVPMDQDGIIPDLLEARITALQTAGKNIKFLYTIPSFNNPSGITLSEARRQQVVQICRNANILVLEDNPYGLLRFDGKPLTPLRAANPDDVIYMGSFSKIFAPGLRIGWALVPAHLQRRYYLASEAVTLCPPTLNQMLVSAYLRDYDWRGQIETYRGLYKERCDAMLAALEEFMPAGLSWTRPEGGFFVWVTLPEGVDSYPLLKKAIDAGVVFIPGAAFTHSDEPSNKIRLAFSAVPPESIREGVRRLAPVLREAIEAL, from the coding sequence GTGACCCACGAAACAATGGATGCCGCCGCAGAAGTCCTTCCGGCCGAGGCTATTGACGCAATCGAACGTGCGGCTACGTCCGCCCACCGCCACGAGCAGCTTTTCTCGGAGCGCGCAGCAAACATCAAGCAGTCGGCGGTCCGGGATGTTTTTGACATCTCGATGCGCCCCGGACTCGTCTCCCTGGCGGGCGGAAGCCCGTACCTGCGGTCGCTCCCGCTGGAACGGCTGGGGCAGACCGCCGCGAAGATCATCGCCGAGCAGGGCATGACCGCCCTGCAGTACGGCGGAGGGCAGGGCACCGGGGAGCTCCGGAACCAGATCTGCGAGGTCATGGCGGCCGAGGGGATCCTGGACGCCCAGCCCGAAAACGTCGTGATCACCGCCGGCTCCCAGTCCGCCCAGGATGTCGCAACCAAGGTGTTCTGCAACCCGGGGGACGTGGTCCTCGTCGAGGATCCCACCTATGTCGGCGCCCTGAACACCTTCGAGGCCTACCAGGTGGAAGTCGCGACCGTACCGATGGACCAGGACGGCATCATCCCGGATTTGCTCGAGGCCAGAATCACCGCGCTGCAGACGGCGGGCAAGAACATCAAGTTCCTCTACACGATTCCGAGCTTCAACAACCCCTCGGGAATCACCTTGTCCGAGGCCCGCCGGCAACAGGTCGTGCAGATCTGCCGTAACGCCAATATTTTAGTGCTGGAGGACAACCCCTACGGCCTGCTCCGCTTCGACGGCAAACCGCTGACACCGCTGCGCGCCGCCAACCCCGACGACGTAATTTACATGGGGTCCTTCTCCAAGATCTTCGCCCCGGGGCTGCGGATCGGCTGGGCCCTGGTGCCGGCCCACCTCCAGCGCCGGTACTACCTGGCCTCGGAAGCCGTGACGCTCTGCCCACCCACGCTGAACCAGATGCTCGTCTCCGCCTATCTGCGGGACTATGACTGGCGCGGGCAGATTGAAACCTACCGCGGACTGTACAAAGAACGCTGTGATGCGATGCTGGCGGCCCTTGAGGAATTCATGCCGGCCGGGTTGAGCTGGACCCGTCCGGAAGGTGGCTTCTTTGTCTGGGTGACCCTGCCCGAGGGTGTTGACAGCTACCCCCTCTTGAAAAAGGCCATCGACGCCGGCGTGGTGTTCATTCCCGGAGCCGCATTTACGCATTCTGACGAGCCGTCCAACAAGATCCGCCTGGCCTTCAGTGCCGTCCCGCCGGAATCCATCCGCGAGGGTGTCCGCCGGCTGGCGCCGGTCCTGCGGGAAGCCATTGAGGCGTTGTAG
- a CDS encoding NAD(P)H-dependent oxidoreductase, translating to MPKNTVLTLVGSLRADSTNQKLAEAIQLNAPEQVEVVIHDSLGNIPFYNEDIDVEGQVPAAAAALRAAANDADTLLLVTPEHNGTVPASLKNAIDWLSRPFGAGALSGKPTAVVGTAFGQFGGVWAQDEARKAVGIAGAQVLEDVKLAVPGSMVRFAEVHPKDDAEVVEQIKGVFDALEVSRTAAAA from the coding sequence ATGCCCAAGAACACTGTCCTCACCCTGGTCGGCAGCCTCCGCGCCGATTCCACCAACCAGAAGCTGGCCGAGGCTATCCAGCTGAATGCGCCGGAGCAGGTTGAGGTTGTCATCCACGACAGCCTCGGCAACATCCCGTTCTACAACGAGGACATCGACGTCGAGGGGCAGGTCCCGGCCGCGGCAGCGGCCCTGCGCGCCGCCGCCAACGACGCCGATACCCTCCTCCTCGTGACCCCGGAGCACAACGGCACCGTGCCCGCCTCGCTCAAGAACGCCATCGACTGGTTGTCCCGCCCGTTCGGCGCCGGCGCCCTCAGCGGCAAGCCGACCGCCGTCGTCGGCACCGCATTCGGCCAGTTCGGCGGCGTGTGGGCCCAAGATGAAGCCCGCAAGGCCGTCGGCATCGCCGGCGCCCAGGTCCTCGAGGACGTAAAGCTCGCAGTTCCGGGCTCGATGGTCCGCTTCGCCGAGGTGCACCCGAAGGACGACGCCGAGGTCGTGGAGCAGATCAAGGGCGTCTTCGACGCGCTGGAAGTCTCGCGCACGGCTGCCGCTGCCTAG
- a CDS encoding TetR/AcrR family transcriptional regulator, translating into MSLIPLRPGARNGVLPVAASERSDAARNRELLLQAARELIEECGVDGVTMGALAQRAGVGKGTVFRRFGSRAGLMMTLLSDAEAGFQGRFMFGPPPLGPGAPPLERLVAFGVERIAWVLEYGELARAADVSAYNRFDVPAAVLWHRHLEMLLREAGVTTDPWLMATSLSATLEPERLLHAVRVHGIAPERLAASWRELVSRLLGKA; encoded by the coding sequence GTGAGCTTAATCCCATTGCGGCCCGGCGCCCGGAACGGCGTGCTCCCGGTCGCGGCATCCGAACGAAGCGATGCTGCGCGGAACCGCGAGCTGCTCCTGCAGGCGGCCCGGGAGCTCATCGAGGAATGCGGCGTCGACGGGGTCACCATGGGCGCGCTCGCGCAGCGCGCCGGCGTCGGTAAGGGCACTGTGTTCCGGCGCTTCGGCAGCCGGGCCGGTCTCATGATGACTCTGCTCAGTGACGCCGAGGCCGGATTTCAGGGGCGGTTCATGTTCGGCCCGCCCCCGCTGGGCCCCGGCGCCCCTCCGCTGGAGCGGCTGGTGGCCTTCGGCGTCGAACGCATCGCCTGGGTGCTGGAGTACGGGGAACTGGCGCGGGCCGCCGATGTCTCCGCCTACAACCGCTTTGACGTGCCGGCCGCCGTACTCTGGCACCGGCATCTCGAAATGCTGCTGCGCGAAGCGGGGGTGACCACCGACCCATGGCTCATGGCCACCTCGTTGAGCGCAACCCTTGAGCCGGAACGCCTCCTGCACGCCGTGAGAGTGCACGGGATAGCCCCGGAGCGCCTCGCCGCGTCCTGGCGGGAACTTGTTTCGCGCCTGCTTGGAAAGGCGTAA
- a CDS encoding ABC transporter permease has protein sequence MLRYLAKRAATYVFMIFLTTSAGYFLAVSTLQPALLEQERIPRPTPEQVINSFRLRGLDPTLNPWERYVDWLAGIVTRWDWGRSPNGAFINAEFGDRVWISTRLFLASIVLTLIIGVALGVYTAARQYKFSDRVITSYSYLVYIVPAPIAYFLVQLGAININETVGERIFFVTGISTPGLAGDGWVQFLDMLAHYAVPTFAITIVGWGTYQIAQRQYLLDNVNADFVRTARAKGLTRNQAITRHALRVSFIPVAQSIAFTIPAIFAGGFFAEKIFAWHGVGSWSIDAIALQDVNAATATLAYGSVIFAIGAILADFATTLVDPRVRVQ, from the coding sequence ATGCTCCGGTACCTGGCAAAACGAGCCGCCACCTACGTTTTCATGATTTTCCTGACCACATCGGCCGGGTACTTCCTGGCGGTCAGCACCTTGCAACCGGCCCTGTTGGAACAGGAACGCATCCCCCGCCCCACGCCGGAACAGGTGATCAATTCCTTCCGGCTCAGGGGCCTCGATCCGACCCTCAACCCCTGGGAACGGTACGTGGACTGGTTGGCCGGGATCGTCACCCGTTGGGACTGGGGGCGCAGCCCCAACGGCGCCTTTATCAATGCCGAGTTCGGCGACCGGGTCTGGATCTCAACCCGGCTCTTCCTGGCCTCGATCGTCCTGACCCTGATCATCGGCGTCGCCCTCGGGGTGTACACGGCGGCACGGCAATACAAGTTCTCGGACCGTGTCATCACCTCCTACAGCTACCTCGTGTACATCGTGCCGGCGCCGATCGCGTACTTCCTGGTCCAATTGGGCGCGATCAACATCAACGAGACGGTGGGCGAGCGGATATTCTTCGTCACCGGCATCTCCACTCCGGGCCTGGCGGGAGACGGCTGGGTCCAGTTCCTCGACATGCTCGCCCATTATGCGGTGCCGACCTTCGCGATCACGATCGTCGGCTGGGGCACCTACCAGATAGCCCAGCGCCAGTACCTGCTGGACAACGTCAACGCCGACTTTGTCCGCACCGCCCGGGCCAAGGGCCTGACCCGGAACCAGGCCATCACCCGCCACGCCCTGCGGGTTTCCTTCATCCCCGTGGCACAGAGCATCGCCTTCACCATCCCGGCCATCTTCGCCGGCGGCTTTTTCGCGGAGAAGATTTTCGCCTGGCACGGCGTCGGCTCCTGGTCCATCGACGCCATCGCCCTGCAGGACGTCAACGCCGCCACGGCGACCCTCGCCTACGGTTCCGTGATCTTCGCGATCGGTGCCATCCTGGCTGACTTCGCTACCACGCTGGTCGACCCGAGAGTACGGGTGCAGTAA
- a CDS encoding ABC transporter permease, translating into MTNLNAIDPAAVAAEAKIENNDVVIGKATIIARRFLRNKTAVAGLVIFLGLTVFSFIGGFFSSWDKETIDPFNIGMPPSAEHPLGTSQAGIDLYALTVEGTRISILIGLVVGLVSVLIAAVYGCTMAYFGGKIDKVMLFVLEALIMMPALLVVAVATSGGGNGLQQNLPSWLLLIIVLLIFSWMGTARLIRSLSMSLMQRDFVKAAQYMGIPPRRIVWRHLVPNIGSLLVLDITRGVTGAILAEVAFSFIGIGIKVPDVSLGVLIGQATSQVSTFPWMFWVPLVVMFLLTGSLAMMNDGLRDAFDPSSSSIGSANRSRARTGKTQAGKTQAGKTQAGKTQKTAKKTSK; encoded by the coding sequence ATGACGAACCTGAACGCCATCGATCCGGCCGCCGTCGCTGCCGAGGCAAAAATCGAGAACAACGATGTGGTGATCGGCAAGGCCACCATCATCGCGCGGCGCTTCCTGCGCAACAAGACGGCCGTGGCCGGTCTCGTCATCTTTTTGGGGCTGACCGTCTTTTCCTTCATTGGCGGTTTCTTCTCCAGCTGGGACAAGGAGACCATCGACCCGTTCAACATCGGGATGCCGCCGTCGGCGGAGCACCCGCTGGGCACCTCCCAGGCCGGGATCGACCTCTACGCCCTGACCGTCGAAGGGACCCGGATCTCGATCCTGATCGGTCTCGTTGTGGGCCTGGTCTCGGTGCTGATCGCCGCCGTCTACGGCTGCACCATGGCCTACTTCGGCGGAAAAATCGACAAGGTCATGCTGTTCGTCCTCGAAGCCCTGATCATGATGCCAGCCCTGCTGGTGGTCGCCGTGGCCACGAGCGGCGGCGGCAATGGCCTCCAGCAGAACCTTCCCAGCTGGCTGTTGCTGATCATCGTCCTGCTGATCTTCAGCTGGATGGGCACCGCCCGCCTCATCCGGTCCCTCTCGATGTCCCTGATGCAGCGCGACTTCGTCAAGGCCGCCCAGTACATGGGCATCCCGCCGCGCCGCATCGTCTGGCGCCACCTCGTCCCCAACATCGGCTCGCTGCTGGTCCTGGACATCACCCGCGGCGTGACCGGAGCCATCCTGGCCGAAGTGGCGTTCTCCTTCATCGGCATCGGCATCAAGGTCCCGGACGTCAGCCTTGGCGTGCTGATCGGCCAGGCCACTTCCCAGGTCTCCACCTTCCCGTGGATGTTCTGGGTGCCGCTGGTCGTGATGTTCCTGCTGACCGGATCACTGGCCATGATGAACGACGGCCTCCGGGACGCATTCGATCCCAGTTCCAGCTCCATTGGCAGCGCCAACAGGAGCCGCGCCCGGACGGGCAAGACACAGGCGGGCAAGACACAGGCGGGCAAGACACAGGCGGGCAAGACACAGAAGACAGCAAAGAAGACCAGCAAATGA
- a CDS encoding ABC transporter ATP-binding protein gives MSFEIAANTESNGPNTAERLHVAGLHAPTDAVLSVRNLNVRFNTENGVLHAVRGVDFDLLPGKTLGIVGESGSGKSVTAMAIMGLLAPTAEITGSVRLKGKELLGLSDKAMCAFRGNDIAMVFQDPLSSLTPVYTVGAQIIEALTVHNPTMSKQAKEARAVELLAMVGIPSPKDRLKAFPHEFSGGMRQRVMIAIAIANNPRVLIADEPTTALDVTIQAQVLEVLHTAQEETGAAVVMITHDLGVVAGMADDIMVMYAGRPVETGTVDDIYYNPRMPYTMGLLGAVPRVDMAEKSSLVPIEGTPPNLVHAPTGCSFAPRCPLASEACLKGEPELWPVGGTGGNGGMEHKAACIKTDSLGAGVDVHEIFRAPAVPVSRFDAVPRTERKAVLELKDVKKHFPLTKGALIKRRIGTVKAVDGLSFDIREGECFSIVGESGCGKTTTLLEIMEFHKNQDGEVRIGGLSNKEASDFRTRSAMRKELQMVFQDPTGALDPRFTVYEVLAEPLENAGMAKPAIRKRILELMELVGLQPDHVNRFPNQFSGGQRQRIGIARALAVNPRLVVLDEPVSALDVSVQAGVINLLDQLRAELGLSYLMVAHDLSVVRHISNRVAVMYLGKIVEIGEVNSVFDNPRHPYTRALLSAIPVPDPRLERTRERIILQGDLPSPLDAPKGCNFASRCPVFAALPPAKQEKCLTIEPRLEPDAAAAAGTTDQQFACFYPDGELDADMLVVHEPT, from the coding sequence ATGAGCTTCGAAATCGCCGCCAACACCGAATCGAACGGTCCGAACACCGCCGAGCGACTGCATGTGGCGGGGCTGCACGCACCCACGGACGCCGTCCTGTCTGTCCGGAACCTCAACGTCCGCTTCAACACGGAGAACGGCGTGCTGCACGCGGTCCGCGGCGTCGACTTCGACCTCCTGCCCGGAAAGACGCTCGGGATCGTGGGCGAGTCCGGCTCCGGAAAATCGGTAACGGCCATGGCCATCATGGGCCTGCTGGCCCCGACGGCGGAGATCACCGGTTCGGTCCGGCTCAAGGGCAAGGAACTGCTGGGCCTCAGCGACAAGGCCATGTGTGCGTTCCGCGGCAACGACATCGCCATGGTCTTCCAGGATCCGCTGTCCTCCCTGACCCCGGTCTACACGGTCGGGGCCCAGATCATCGAGGCGCTCACGGTCCACAACCCCACCATGAGCAAGCAGGCCAAGGAGGCCCGCGCCGTCGAGCTGCTCGCGATGGTCGGCATCCCCAGCCCGAAGGACCGGCTGAAAGCCTTCCCGCACGAGTTTTCCGGCGGGATGCGCCAGCGCGTCATGATCGCGATCGCGATCGCCAACAATCCCCGGGTGCTCATCGCCGATGAGCCGACGACCGCCCTCGACGTCACCATCCAGGCCCAGGTGCTGGAGGTGCTGCACACCGCGCAGGAGGAAACCGGCGCCGCCGTCGTGATGATCACCCACGACCTCGGCGTGGTCGCAGGCATGGCGGACGACATCATGGTCATGTACGCGGGCAGGCCGGTGGAGACCGGCACTGTGGATGACATCTACTACAACCCGCGGATGCCGTACACCATGGGCCTGCTGGGTGCGGTGCCGCGTGTGGACATGGCGGAGAAGTCGTCGCTGGTGCCGATCGAGGGCACCCCGCCGAACCTGGTCCACGCTCCCACCGGGTGCTCTTTCGCCCCGCGCTGCCCCCTGGCCAGCGAGGCCTGCCTGAAAGGCGAGCCGGAGCTCTGGCCGGTCGGCGGAACGGGCGGGAACGGCGGCATGGAACATAAGGCCGCCTGCATCAAGACGGATTCGCTCGGCGCCGGGGTGGACGTTCACGAGATCTTCCGGGCCCCGGCCGTTCCGGTCTCGCGCTTCGATGCGGTCCCCCGCACCGAGCGCAAGGCCGTCCTGGAGCTCAAAGACGTGAAGAAGCACTTCCCGCTGACGAAGGGCGCGCTGATCAAGCGGCGGATCGGCACGGTGAAGGCCGTGGACGGTTTGAGCTTCGACATCCGCGAGGGCGAGTGCTTTTCCATCGTGGGCGAATCCGGCTGCGGCAAGACCACCACGCTGCTGGAAATCATGGAATTCCACAAGAACCAGGACGGCGAGGTGAGGATCGGCGGTCTCAGCAACAAGGAAGCCTCCGATTTCCGGACCCGCAGCGCCATGCGCAAGGAACTCCAGATGGTGTTCCAGGACCCCACCGGTGCCCTCGACCCGCGCTTCACGGTGTACGAGGTGCTGGCCGAACCGTTGGAAAACGCCGGAATGGCCAAGCCCGCCATTCGGAAGCGGATCCTGGAGCTGATGGAACTCGTGGGTCTGCAGCCTGACCACGTCAACCGCTTCCCCAACCAGTTCTCCGGCGGACAGCGCCAGCGCATCGGCATTGCCCGGGCCCTCGCCGTGAACCCCAGGCTGGTGGTGCTGGACGAGCCGGTTTCCGCCCTCGATGTGTCCGTGCAGGCCGGTGTCATCAACCTCCTGGACCAGCTCCGCGCCGAGCTCGGGCTGAGCTATCTGATGGTGGCGCACGATCTGTCCGTGGTGCGCCATATCTCCAACCGCGTCGCCGTGATGTACTTGGGCAAGATCGTGGAGATCGGGGAGGTAAACAGCGTCTTCGACAACCCGCGCCACCCCTACACGCGCGCACTGCTCTCCGCGATCCCGGTCCCGGACCCACGGCTGGAGCGCACCCGCGAACGTATCATCCTGCAGGGCGACCTGCCGTCGCCGCTCGATGCGCCCAAGGGCTGCAACTTCGCCAGCCGCTGCCCGGTGTTCGCGGCGCTGCCACCCGCGAAGCAGGAGAAGTGCCTGACCATCGAGCCGCGGCTGGAACCGGATGCGGCGGCGGCCGCCGGCACCACAGACCAGCAATTCGCCTGCTTCTACCCCGACGGCGAACTGGACGCGGACATGCTCGTTGTCCACGAACCCACCTGA
- a CDS encoding ABC transporter family substrate-binding protein, whose protein sequence is MKNLTKIGGVTAVVAALALTACGGGGGGAQGPEAGRGQDAGSDLTKLISINAKDAKDLQPGGTVTLPLGNIGPDFNGFSNNGNSADNTALMVPVNPVAVNGGGTGGCWKLDFVGKATPNKDFCESVDSKIADGKQTITIKVNDKASYNDGTPIDVKAFQNTWNVLKGENKDFDVVSSGAYEFVESVEAGSSDKEVIVKTTQPVYPLESLFFGLVHPAVNTPEIFNTGFTGEMHPEWMAGPFKVDQYDSAAKTVTLVQNEKWWGTKPVLEKVVFRQLESSAAIAAFKNGEIDGVSANTITPYKQLEGTQDSEIRRGQRLFAGGLNINAQKAPMNDVAIRKAIFTAVDREALRKVRFNGLNWEEPSSGSMMLLPFSEYYQDNYPVTESGADAAKKVLTDAGYTANAAGIMEKDGVPAAFKISNFGDDPTTLAFAQTLQNQLKAGGMDVGIDQRASADFGKVLGSRDFFLSISGYTVGSDATDAVKQFYDSKTNENGLGDAELDADIARLASIEDNAERNKAAMEVEKKHMAKYFSMGVVMNGPQISFARTGLANYGPSLFQSLSQVPDWTTLGWEKK, encoded by the coding sequence ATGAAGAATCTGACCAAGATCGGCGGAGTTACCGCCGTCGTGGCAGCGCTCGCGCTCACCGCTTGCGGTGGCGGGGGCGGCGGTGCCCAGGGCCCGGAGGCCGGCAGGGGCCAGGATGCGGGCAGTGATCTGACCAAGCTCATCAGCATCAACGCCAAGGACGCCAAGGACCTGCAGCCGGGCGGAACTGTCACGCTGCCGCTGGGCAACATCGGGCCGGACTTCAACGGGTTCTCCAACAACGGCAACAGCGCGGACAACACCGCCCTGATGGTTCCGGTAAATCCGGTGGCCGTGAACGGTGGCGGCACCGGCGGCTGCTGGAAGCTCGACTTCGTGGGCAAGGCCACCCCGAACAAAGACTTCTGCGAGTCGGTGGACAGCAAGATCGCGGATGGCAAGCAGACCATCACCATCAAGGTCAATGACAAAGCCAGCTACAACGACGGCACGCCGATCGATGTGAAGGCCTTCCAGAACACCTGGAACGTGCTCAAGGGCGAAAACAAGGATTTCGACGTCGTCAGCTCCGGAGCCTACGAGTTTGTTGAGTCCGTAGAGGCCGGCAGCAGCGATAAGGAAGTCATCGTCAAGACCACCCAGCCGGTCTACCCGCTGGAATCGCTCTTCTTCGGTCTCGTTCACCCGGCCGTGAACACCCCCGAGATCTTCAACACCGGCTTCACGGGCGAGATGCACCCGGAGTGGATGGCCGGCCCCTTCAAGGTTGACCAGTACGACAGCGCCGCCAAGACGGTCACGCTCGTCCAGAACGAGAAGTGGTGGGGCACCAAGCCCGTCCTCGAGAAGGTTGTCTTCCGCCAGCTGGAGAGCAGCGCCGCCATCGCCGCTTTCAAGAACGGTGAGATCGACGGCGTTTCCGCCAACACCATCACGCCGTACAAGCAGCTCGAAGGCACCCAGGATTCGGAAATCCGCCGCGGCCAGCGTCTCTTCGCCGGCGGCCTGAACATCAATGCCCAGAAGGCGCCGATGAACGACGTCGCTATCCGGAAGGCCATCTTCACGGCGGTAGACCGCGAGGCCCTGCGCAAGGTCCGCTTCAACGGCTTGAACTGGGAAGAGCCCAGCTCCGGATCGATGATGCTGCTGCCGTTCTCCGAGTACTACCAGGACAACTACCCGGTGACCGAGAGCGGTGCCGATGCCGCCAAGAAGGTCCTGACCGACGCCGGCTACACGGCCAACGCCGCGGGCATCATGGAGAAGGACGGCGTCCCGGCCGCGTTCAAGATCAGCAACTTCGGTGACGACCCCACCACCCTGGCCTTTGCCCAGACGCTGCAGAACCAGCTCAAGGCCGGCGGCATGGACGTCGGAATCGACCAGCGCGCCTCGGCCGACTTCGGGAAGGTCCTGGGCAGCCGTGACTTCTTCCTGAGCATCTCCGGCTACACGGTCGGCTCTGACGCGACGGATGCGGTCAAGCAGTTCTACGATTCCAAGACCAACGAAAACGGGCTGGGCGACGCCGAACTGGATGCTGACATCGCCAGGCTGGCCTCGATCGAGGACAACGCCGAGCGGAACAAGGCGGCCATGGAAGTGGAAAAGAAGCACATGGCGAAGTACTTCTCCATGGGTGTCGTGATGAACGGACCGCAGATCTCCTTCGCCCGCACCGGTCTGGCCAACTACGGCCCGTCCCTGTTCCAGAGCCTGTCCCAGGTTCCGGACTGGACCACACTGGGCTGGGAAAAGAAGTAG
- a CDS encoding Gfo/Idh/MocA family oxidoreductase, translating into MTTDSSRPIRVAIAGFGLSGSVFHAPLIAAVPAFSLEVISTSDAGRKAAASASYPAARIVDSPADILELGGELDLLVLGTPPATHYPLAKAALEAGLDVVVDKPFTVHSAEGEELIALAERLGRVLTVFQNRRWDGDFLTVRGLVGSGGLGTVSRFESRFERWSPAVAKAWKASATADDGGGVLFDLGTHLLDQALELFGPAAVVHAELDARRPGEKVDDDVFLTLRHDSGVTSHLWMNMLCAQQGPRFRLLGSEGGYTKHGVDPQEPYIVAGGSPLDEEYGVEDPDWAGLLGRDGHLDRLPTDRGAYPEFYRILAEKINDGGAASGLPLPVDPAGPVEVLRLIEQARALA; encoded by the coding sequence ATGACAACAGATTCCTCCCGGCCCATCCGAGTCGCCATTGCCGGCTTCGGTCTCTCCGGCAGCGTCTTCCACGCGCCGCTGATCGCGGCCGTCCCCGCCTTCTCCCTCGAGGTCATCTCCACGTCCGACGCCGGCCGCAAAGCCGCGGCGTCCGCGAGCTATCCCGCGGCCAGGATCGTCGACAGTCCGGCGGACATCCTCGAACTGGGCGGTGAACTGGACCTGCTGGTGCTCGGCACGCCGCCGGCCACGCACTACCCGCTCGCGAAGGCCGCGCTGGAAGCCGGGCTCGACGTCGTCGTGGACAAACCGTTCACGGTGCACAGCGCGGAGGGCGAGGAGCTGATTGCCCTGGCCGAACGGCTGGGCCGGGTATTGACCGTCTTCCAGAACCGGCGCTGGGACGGCGACTTCCTGACCGTCCGCGGCCTGGTGGGCAGCGGCGGCCTCGGTACCGTCTCGCGGTTCGAGTCACGCTTTGAGCGCTGGTCGCCTGCGGTCGCGAAGGCCTGGAAGGCGTCAGCGACGGCGGACGACGGCGGCGGCGTGCTGTTCGACCTCGGCACGCACCTGCTGGACCAGGCGCTTGAGCTGTTCGGACCGGCCGCGGTGGTCCACGCGGAACTCGACGCGCGGCGCCCGGGGGAGAAGGTCGATGACGACGTGTTCCTGACGCTGCGGCACGATTCCGGCGTCACCAGCCACCTGTGGATGAATATGCTGTGCGCCCAGCAGGGGCCGCGCTTCCGGCTGCTGGGCAGCGAGGGCGGCTACACCAAGCACGGCGTGGACCCGCAGGAACCGTACATTGTGGCCGGCGGCAGCCCGCTGGACGAGGAGTACGGCGTCGAGGACCCCGACTGGGCCGGATTGCTCGGGCGGGACGGCCACCTGGACCGCCTGCCCACCGACCGCGGCGCCTACCCGGAGTTCTACCGGATCCTGGCGGAAAAGATCAACGACGGCGGCGCGGCCTCGGGGCTGCCGCTCCCGGTGGATCCCGCGGGTCCGGTTGAGGTCCTGCGGCTGATCGAGCAGGCCCGGGCGCTGGCTTAA
- the ald gene encoding alanine dehydrogenase — MIIGVPKEIKNNEFRVAITAAGVHEFRTHGHPVLVERGAGLGSGITDEEYAIAGAEIVVDADDVWARADMVLKVKEPVKAEYHRFRKGLILFTYLHLAAEPELTQELINSGVTAIAYETVQEGRTLPLLAPMSEVAGRLSVQVGATSLMAPAGGKGVLLGGVPGVRPAKVVVLGAGVAGTNAAAMALGLGADVTILDININRLRELDAQYQGRLKTVASNAYEIEKSVVDADLVIGSVLIPGAKAPKLVTNELVSRMKPGSVLVDIAVDQGGCFEDTHPTTHQEPTYKVHNTIFYCVANMPGAVPNTSTYALTNVTLRYAVALANLGVSAAFERDAALAAGLNIAAGKVAHRSVSEAHNLPLVADWHQLVSA, encoded by the coding sequence ATGATCATCGGTGTCCCCAAAGAGATCAAGAACAACGAATTCCGCGTCGCCATCACCGCTGCCGGCGTCCACGAGTTCCGCACCCACGGCCACCCGGTCCTGGTGGAGCGCGGCGCCGGCCTGGGCTCGGGGATCACGGACGAGGAATACGCCATCGCCGGCGCCGAAATCGTCGTCGACGCCGATGACGTCTGGGCCCGCGCCGACATGGTCCTGAAGGTCAAGGAGCCGGTCAAGGCCGAATACCACCGCTTCCGCAAGGGCCTGATCCTCTTCACCTACCTGCACCTGGCCGCCGAGCCGGAACTGACCCAGGAGCTCATCAACAGCGGCGTCACCGCCATCGCCTACGAGACCGTCCAGGAGGGCCGCACGCTGCCGCTGCTGGCCCCGATGTCCGAGGTCGCCGGCCGCCTGTCCGTCCAGGTCGGCGCGACCTCGCTGATGGCTCCGGCCGGCGGCAAAGGAGTGCTGCTCGGCGGCGTCCCGGGGGTCCGCCCGGCCAAGGTCGTCGTCCTGGGCGCCGGTGTGGCCGGCACCAACGCCGCCGCGATGGCGCTGGGCCTCGGCGCCGACGTCACCATCCTGGACATCAACATCAACCGCCTCCGCGAACTCGATGCCCAGTACCAGGGCCGCCTGAAGACCGTCGCCTCCAACGCCTACGAGATCGAGAAGTCCGTCGTCGACGCCGACCTCGTGATCGGCTCCGTGCTGATCCCGGGCGCCAAGGCCCCGAAGCTCGTCACGAACGAACTCGTCTCGCGGATGAAGCCGGGCTCCGTGCTGGTGGACATCGCCGTGGACCAGGGCGGCTGCTTCGAGGACACGCACCCGACCACGCACCAGGAACCGACGTACAAGGTCCACAACACGATCTTCTACTGCGTTGCCAACATGCCCGGCGCCGTGCCGAACACCTCCACCTACGCGCTGACCAACGTCACCCTGCGGTACGCCGTCGCGCTGGCCAACCTCGGCGTCTCCGCCGCGTTCGAGCGCGACGCCGCCCTGGCCGCCGGCCTGAACATCGCCGCCGGCAAGGTCGCCCACCGCTCCGTGTCCGAGGCGCACAACCTGCCGCTCGTGGCCGACTGGCACCAGCTGGTCTCCGCCTGA